ACAAATCTATTGGTGGTTTGATTGCACCTAACTTTGCTATTGGTGCTATCCTTCTTATGAAGTTTGCGGCAGAAGCTAGCAAATATTTCCCAGATCTTGAAATCATTGAGCTTCACCATGACAAGAAAAAAGATGCGCCTTCAGGTACAGCAGTGAAAACAGCTGAACTTATTCGTGAGGTTCGCGAAACGAAACATCAAGGTGCTGAGGATGAGGTGGAAACACTTGCTGGAGCACGTGGTGCTGAGTTTGATGGTTTCCGTATTCACAGTGTACGTTTGCCAGGACTTGTGGCTCACCAAGAGGTTATCTTTGGTGCCCAAGGAGAAGGCTTTACCTTGCGTCATGATTCTTATGACCGTATTTCCTTTATGGGTGGGGTTAACCTTGGTATTAAAGAAGTGGTTAAACGTGATCAGCTTGTTTATGGTTTGGAACATTTACTATGAGATTAAGTTATTTGCCTTCTGAGTTTCAGAAGGCTTTACCAATATTAGAGAAGATTAAGGCTGCGGGTTTTGAGGCTTACTTTGTTGGTGGTTCGGTACGAGATGCCCTTCTTAACCGTCCCATTCATGATGTAGACATTGCTTCATCTTCATATCCTGAAGAGACCAAACAGATTTTCGAGCGTACGGTGGATATCGGTATTGAGCATGGGACCGTTTTGGTCTTGGAAAATGGCGGAGAGTATGAGGTGACGACCTTCCGAACAGAGGATGTCTATGTAGATTACCGTCGTCCGTCTAGCGTGTCCTTTGTGCGTTCATTGGAAGAGGATCTTAAGCGTCGTGATTTTACAGTCAATGCTTTTGCTCTTAATGAAAATGCTGAGGTTATCGACAAGTTCAATGGTCTAGCTGATTTGGACAATCGTGTTTTGAGGGCTGTTGGTAAGGCTGAGGAACGCTTTAACGAGGATGCTCTTCGTATCATGAGAGGGCTACGTTTTGCAGCGAGTTTAGACTTTGATATCGAAGAAAAAACTTTTCAGGCTATGACCAGCCATGCCCCACTTCTGGAAAAGATTTCGATTGAGCGAAGTTTCATCGAGTTCGATAAGTTGCTTTTGGCCCCACATTGGAAAAAGGGAATCAAGGCACTTCTAGCGACTAAGGCTTATCAGTACCTTCCGGATTTTCAAGAAACTGCTGAAGAATGGCAGTCTTTTGTGGCAGACTATGTGGAGGACTTTAGATTTACAAGTTCTGAACAGGCTTGGGCGGCAACTCTTTTGGCTCTCAAGCATGATAATCCACGCTCTTTCCTTAAAAAATGGAAGACGTCTGTTAATTTCCAAAAGACAGTTCAGTCCTTGATTGAGATTTTCAATTTCCGTTTGGAGAGAGCCGTGACTAAACAAGATGTTTATCAGTATGGTAAGGAGCTCTTAGAGGCGGCTGAGACTTTGAGACAGGCTCAGGGCTTGGATGTCGATTATGTGCGTATTGCCGATTTGGATGGTCAGTTGCTCATCCATGATAAGCACGAAATCGTTGTGAATGGTGGCACGCTGATGAAGGAGCTAGGATTCAAACCTGGTCCGGACCTTGGTCGTGCACTTAAAGCCATTGAAAATGCCATCGTTGATGGGAAACTAGCTAATGACAAGGAAGCTATTATGGCCTTTGTTCAAGCTATG
Above is a window of Streptococcus salivarius DNA encoding:
- the dapB gene encoding 4-hydroxy-tetrahydrodipicolinate reductase, which translates into the protein MSIKVIVAGFKGRMGSTAVEMVKGDDELTLAALLDPFATEKEVDGVPVFTDKADLVGFDADVWVDFTMPAVAYENTRFALENGFAPVVGTTGFTEAQIQELTDLSKDKSIGGLIAPNFAIGAILLMKFAAEASKYFPDLEIIELHHDKKKDAPSGTAVKTAELIREVRETKHQGAEDEVETLAGARGAEFDGFRIHSVRLPGLVAHQEVIFGAQGEGFTLRHDSYDRISFMGGVNLGIKEVVKRDQLVYGLEHLL
- a CDS encoding CCA tRNA nucleotidyltransferase — encoded protein: MRLSYLPSEFQKALPILEKIKAAGFEAYFVGGSVRDALLNRPIHDVDIASSSYPEETKQIFERTVDIGIEHGTVLVLENGGEYEVTTFRTEDVYVDYRRPSSVSFVRSLEEDLKRRDFTVNAFALNENAEVIDKFNGLADLDNRVLRAVGKAEERFNEDALRIMRGLRFAASLDFDIEEKTFQAMTSHAPLLEKISIERSFIEFDKLLLAPHWKKGIKALLATKAYQYLPDFQETAEEWQSFVADYVEDFRFTSSEQAWAATLLALKHDNPRSFLKKWKTSVNFQKTVQSLIEIFNFRLERAVTKQDVYQYGKELLEAAETLRQAQGLDVDYVRIADLDGQLLIHDKHEIVVNGGTLMKELGFKPGPDLGRALKAIENAIVDGKLANDKEAIMAFVQAMK